The sequence ACGGCCCCAAGATTCCGGGGATCCTGCAGCCCCTCGAGGACGAGCCACAGCTGCTGGGGGTCGTCTCCTGGTCGGGCCTTCTCGGCCTCGGCCTCGGCCTCGGCCCAGGGCCGGGGCCGCAGGGGGCTCACTTCCATGCAGACGCCCTGGTGAACCTGGTGGCGGCACAGGACGTCCAGCTCCCGCCGCCGGGGCCGCAACACCGGGATGGTCCGCGCCTCGGCCGCGCGCAGCAGCTCAGCCCGCTGCCCCTCCAGCCCGGACCTGCCGGCCTGGATTAGGAGCCGGGCGACGCGGCGGCGGGCGGCCCGCAACGCCAGGAGGCACGGGGACAGGCCAAACAGGAGCTCCAGGCCCCCGGCCGGCCGCGGCACCGACCCCAGGTCATCCAGGGGCAGGCGGCCGAGCTCCTCCCCGCCTGGCCGCGCCCCGCGCCGCGTCGCTTGGGAGAAAGGACGCGTGAGGAGGTGGCCGCAGCAGCGCCAGGTCGCGGCCCCGGCGGCCGGAGGCAGCGCCATGGTCGATGCCCGGGCTGCGTTCCCAGGGGCACTCCCGCCGGCGCAGTCCCCCACGTGAGCCGCTCCGCTTCCGCGTCCGgacgccccgcccccgcccgggaGCCGCAAGGCGCATGTGCGGCAGCCAGGCGTCTCTACAGCGCCCCCTTCAGGGCAGGCGGAGCGACCACCATCCACCGCCGAGGCGCCGGGGCGAGGGGGTGCTAGCCGCTGAACTGACCCGACGGCGGGCCGGGCGGCGTCGTGCACCCTCCAAGGCCCCGGAAAGCTGGAGGATCTTTCACCCCGGCGCCAGCAAAGGACACTTAAAGGCGATGTGTTGGGTCTCCTCTCCAACCTGGCTGGGCGTGGTGATACCCTCCGCCACCGGGTGCTGGCAGTATTCCTCCGGAGCTGCTTCTGCATCCAACCTCTCCGCGACACCTCCACTGCCTGTCAAACTTTAGCACCGGTCAGCAGAAACCCCACCGATGACTTCTGATCCCATGGCCCTGATTCTCTAAGTGACAGCTCTGGCCTACTGACAAACCAGCTGATACCCTTGGCCCCACAGCTTAAGGGCCAGACTCCTTGCTCAGGAATCAGACCCCGCCCCCGACCCCGGGATCCAGGCAGGAGCTACCTTTTCAGCCTCACCGTCAATCCTGCACCAAGTTCTGTGCTATTCCAGCACTGCATGCTCTTCGCGGCCTCTCTGCCTGGCGCGCCCTGCTGTCCTATTTTTCTGGCCGGAAATTCCTACCCATTTTCCAGACCCAACCCAAAAGGTAATTCACACTCCAGGAAGGATGCCCCCAATCCACCCACCTTCCCGCTCTCGGGCAAGAAACTCTGAGACACAATCATTCCTCATCACAGGAAGGGGGAAGAACTGAAAGACACTTCTGCAGCCAAgattttttaatgcaatttttctttttttaaagatcacagTGAAACCCACTTGGGAGGCAGGCCCTGGTATTCTGCTGCCATAGTCAGAGTGGAGTGAGGACCCCACCAGGGGTGTAGAAGCCGCAGTGGGGCTGGAGAACTGAGATGGGGCAAAGAAGgggcggtgggggagggagaaggaagccTGGAGCCCTGATGAGCATTCAGATGGAAGGTGAGGGCTTCCCTCCGCCGCCTCATCCTCAACGGATGGTGTTAAGTGGGGGTTCAGGAAGATAGGAGAAAGCCCCACTTTTGGCCACAGTCCCTTCCCCAGGCCAAAGGGAAGAAGGCAAGGGCAGCAGACAAAGGCCAGGGAGCCCAAGAAGGGGACCAAGAAAGAAGGAGCAGGAAAAACAATCAGGGGACACCacctcctctccccccacccatTCATGGTGGAAACAAGTTGACATATAAAAACCTCAAGTTTTCTAgcccctggtgggggtggggaaaggaagtGGAATCCAGGGGTTCAGAAATCAACACCCCCAGTCCAGGGGCAGTTGCCCAGCTGTGAGGGGGTGCGGGGAGGAGCTCCCCACAGTGCACTAGGTCACTTGCTCCGTGGGCCTCATCTGGATGTCTCCGATCTGCAGAAGGCACAAGGCTTGAGGAAACGGGCACGCTCTCCCCACCCTCTTAAGGCCTCCCCACTCTCCGCCGCTGGGCTGGCTGGGCTCCTCCAGGGGACAGACAGCCAAGGCCAGACTCACCTGGACATGTGGGGGCATGCTGAGGACGTAGATGACGGCCTCGGCCACGTCCTCAGGTTTGAGACACTGGGAGCACCGGGGGAAAGGGGTGAGGTGAGGACAGAATGGATCCAAGGTCCTCcccccaccagggaggtcctccccccaccagggaggtcctctcCAGCATCCatgttcccccaccccaccctccaggagACGCGACGGGCTGGCTGGAAGGGCAAGGTCTGAAGGCCAGGGCTCCTCTGCCTTCATTTAGGCAGTGGGTGGCTTCACTGGGCCCCACCTTCATGTGTTCATAGGTGGCGGCTGCCTTCTCGGGGTCCTTGTCGTGGAGTTTGAAGGCGAACTGTGTCTCCACCACTCCTGGAGAAATGCACTGTGCCAACAGACACGGCCTGCtcaggagctgagcccaggccaGAGGTCAGGCCCGGGGCGGGGGGCTGGGAGGGAAAGGACGGAGGCCACAGGGCCCCAGCCTCACAGGGACGGCCGCCCGAGGTCCAGCGGCCACCTCCGCCCTCCAAAGCTGCCATTGGGGGGTCATCAGAATGATTCCTACCAGCTACAGAGCCGTTACTAAAAGCCAGGTCAGCTTTACAAAGTGGCTTCCCTTAAACCCTCATAACCTGCTAGGTGTTCTCACCTCCATTTTACAGCTGGGAAGACTGAGGCTGAGCAAGCCACCCAAGCTCGGGCAGCCTCCCGGGGAGAGCCCCAGTCCTGCTTTCCGGCCATGGCCTCCCACGGTCCCTTGTGCTCCCTCAGCCTCGCCCCTCCACCCCGGCCACTCCTCCTAGGATCAAATCAGCCCCTCTCCCGCCTCAAAGGCAGAGACACGTGGGGACTGTGCCCAGGACGGACGCCGGGCTCTCAGCGGCGCACCGGGCCGCGAGTGTGTGcggcggggaggggccggggtcAGGGCGCCCCTCACCGTGGCTCGGATGTGGCTCTGGGCCTCCCGGAGCTCTTGCCTCAGCCCCTCCGTCAGCGCGGTGACGGCGTACTTGGTAGCGCTGTAGAAATGGGTCTCGGCCGGGGGTGGCACCCGGTGGCCACTCATGCTGAgcggagggagggaaggggaaggagggcgTGACGCCAGGCCGCTGCCCCACCGCGCATCCAGCTCGTCCACATCAATGGCTCCTCCGGGCCCCCCCCCTCAAGGCCTCCCTCCGTGGACCCCGGGATTCCCTCTTCAGTCCACGCAGGCGGTCAAAGCGCTCTGCCTTTCACCCGTGTGGGTGAGAGGGTCCTCACGAGGGTCTAGGGCACGGAGGCCGTGTCTCCGCGGGCGCCCCCGTGACAGACTGTAGACCCTGAGTCACAGGGTGAGGTTCCAACTGCGGCCGAGGATCGGAGAACCCCGGTCCCGGGAGGGCCCCAGGCCTCAGCCGCCAAGGGGCCGAGCTACCCCTTCCAGCCAACGAGGGGCTGGCGTTTGCACCTACTCTTCTTCccccgctggaggagggcatggcagcccactccagttttcttgcctggagaatcccatggacagaggagcctggcgggctatagtccacggggtcgcaaagagtcagacacgactgagcaactaaacaaccacaacattCTTCCCTGCTGCCCCAGTTGTGCCATCTGGGTGTTAACTGGGGGTGAAATCCCTATTCTACCACCCCGGGGACACTGAGGTCCAAAGAGGTCAAAGAGCCGCGGCAGGTCACTccgctgggagggtggggggcggcCTGAGCCCCAGCCCCCGCCGCCTCACCTGTTGATGTTGATGATGTGTCCGTCATCCACCTTCCGCTCCCTCATGGACTGGAAGGCTTCCCGCGTGCAGATGCTGAGGGCCAGCACGTTCACCtgcgggccggggtggggggcaatGCGCATCTGCATCTTTGGGCCCGTCTGAGCAGGTGATGGAGCCCAGAGcaccccggggtggggggcacccCAAACAGGGGCCGGGTCCTACCCGAGACCAAGGACAGGCCAGGGCCGCAGGCCTCACGTGCCCTCCCCGTCCAGCCACCAGCCCCAGCGGACAGCAGAGGCGGCTCCCCTCGCTGGGTGATGCCCTCAAGTTCTTTAGGTGTATTCAGGAACAGACACCACCGCCCCCCCAGAACCCACCCAGGACCCAGGAGCGCTCCCTGTCTTGGCTGTCTCCTCTGCCTCAGGGAATTCACccccttttcttccccaaatgCCCTGCTCTTCTCTGGGACAGAGTCACTGGCTCTCCTCGCTCCGAAACAGCCTAAAATCCTTCCTTTAAAAATCTCTCTCCTCAGGACCGCACTCAGCCTTTCACCCCGCTGCTCTCTATGCCTTTCCCGTCCCTCCCTCTAGACTAGAGTGGACAAGAGAAGGCTGGCCCTCCGTCCTTCCATGCCGTCCTCCAACCTCCATCCCATTTACAAGACTGGGGGTGCGGTCACGTGTCACTGCGTGGCAAGGGGCCTCCCAAGGGCATGAAGGCTTCCTGCCTTCCGTGGACCCCGCCCACTCCTGCTCCTCAGGCAGAGGTGACCCCCAGACCCCAGCCTGCGGGGAACACACGCCCGACGGAAGCGTCTCTGCTCTAAAGCGCCCGCCCAGCCCCACCGCTTAGGCTCGCCCAGGAGGACAAGCAGAGATAAAACTTTCAGCGGGCCTTCACTCTCTCCTCCGGGGAAGAGAGGAGACCAGCTGGGAGGTCAGATGTTTCTCTTTATCAGGTGTCAGCGCCAGGCATTGGGACAGAACACTCCCGGTGTGAAGCTGGCCCGGCGTTCACCGCAGGACACAGGCAGTTTCCAGCCCTGCTTTTGGTCCTCGTAACAATGTGGGTTTGTGGGGCAGAGAACTCAGCTTCTGGGGACAGAGGGATGAAGGAGGAGAAACAGATTGCCTCGGGCCAGGGGAGCGAATCTCCTAGATCTGGGGGTCAAAGGTTCCCTCTGTGATCACTGACGTGGTTCTCTTTGGAGATGCCTCATAAGACAATCCTAAGAGAATGACATAATGTTCCAGCTGAAAAGGGTCTTAGGGATTTCATATACGTGCCTCGCTCTACAGTCGGGCAAGCTGAGGTCTAGGTTTAGAGACGCCCTGACTGCAGGTGAGGTCCACAACTTGGATCTCCCAGAAGGTTCTCTGAGAGCACGGGCAGGGCTGCATATCCCTGTTCAATGTTTCAACGCTCATTGCTCATTTCTGGGCCCAAGCACCTCTCAGGTGCTATTGTGAGCACGTATGAAAAGCTCTTGGGGGGAGATAGAAACATTCCATACCTGCTTTCCACTTCTCAGAATTAGTTTCATACCCTGAAGGTACTGCCCCATATTACAATCTAGAGGTTGAAAACTCATGCCCTGAAGGCTGTGCTTGGTCTACATGTGGttttaaaacattctaaaattaaTTTCCAATCTGTATTCAGTTTCATTCAATCTGTATTCCaatctgtttcattcattcaaaaaatatctaTGGAGTGCCTGCAGGCTGAGGCTATGAcagaataaaatagacaaaagtccttgcattcctggagcTGAGGTTTTGGTgaatggggtgggtgggggtctcCATGGAAATCGATGCCCCCCGCTGCTCTCAGAGAAGTCACACTATCTGGCCACGCCGGCCTGTGCTTGCTCGGAATGCAGCAGGGGCCCCCTCCACGGCCAAGTGCTTCCCCGTGTGACCCACCCACTCTGGGTTCCTACCTGGCCTCAGGGGACACTGGAATTTGTGATCCTAGACATTGATGGCCTAGGTGCAGTTCATCCCAATTAACATGTGAGAAGACAGACGCTCAGAGAGGGTGACACCTGCCTGAAGCCACATGGTTTCTGAGGGGCTGAatgagacattatcttcatcatctcctgcctctggggtcCTTTTCTTCCCATAATACCATGTCCCAAGCACAAAGCTGACACCTGGGGACATCTGACTGAAGGCAGTTTTCTTTCCTACCAATCTCCCTTCCAACAGAAGGAAACCAGCTTATAAGCACTGCCCCCAGGGGCTcagaggaaagaagaatggaaaagatTTGGCCATGCCTCCACTCCCTCTCCCTCTggggaggagaagcaggggagACTCAAAGTGCCCCAGGCAGAAACCTGAAGCCTCCTCTCCCTAGAAGTCTAACTTCCTGCTTTCCTCCTGGCCATAGATGTCTATCTTCCTGCTTTCCTCCCTGTGACCTGCGTCCCCTACagacccccgccccccgcccttacgttgaacatttccttccagccGCTGGTGCTGCCTGAGAGCAGGGTGTCGGGCCGGGCCAGGCCGGCATTGTTGATGCAGATGTCCACGCCGCTGTGCTGAGAGCGGACCGCCGAGAACATGGAGAGGATGTCCTCCTCATTCGACAGGTCACATCTGTAGGGGATCAAAGTCCCGGGGTAGCCTGCACTCTTACATTCGGCAGCCAGCTCCTATGAAACCCAACAGGGGTCTAACTGGGATGAGCTGCTCACTCCACACACAACCCACCCCACGCCCTCAGACCCCACCTCCCGCCGCTGTCACCGCTCACAGAGCCCGCGCCTCTGGTGGCCACCTGGGCCCGTCCCCACAGCCTGACCTCTTGGGTCAAAGTCCAGAGGTGACAGCAGTCCTGAGCGAGGGTGGGGGAGGCTGAGATCATCAGTGGAGGAACCTCCCAAATAAATTCGTCTTCCGTTCAAGAAGGAAGTTTCTGGGGctctggggtgaggtggggggtcAGAAAAGGGGCCTGGGGATCCCGGGAATGAAGCGATGTctcttttctgactctttccCATCAGGAACACAGCTCCGCTCATAGCCGCACTCCACCCCATGTCTCTTCCACCAGCGCCGAGTCACCAGGACCTCGATTCGCTTCTCTCCCATCACTCTCCCAACCCCTCTCAGGAGGGCTTGTATCTAAGTGACGGCTGTCCCTCCACAAGCTGCAGCCAGCTGGCTCAGAACCCTCACACAGACTTCTCACTTTTCAGTTGAGCTCAATGGCCGGTCTCCCCTCGCCCTGCCTATAGAAACGGTCAGGAAGCCCCACGGGgcaccaccctccaccccagcttCTCTGGAGACTGTGAGCCAAGTCAGGTAGCAGGTGACACTGGGCATCCCCCGGGCACTGCCAGGGCCCTCAAGCCACTAAGGATCCCTGAGAGAGGAAGGCCACTGAGAGATGGCTGAGGTGAGCAGCCATTCAGAAGCAGGAAGAAAACCAGCTGTGGTCGCTTTGGAGGCCAGTGACCGGGCACCTGAGCCTCCTCAAGGTGACTATGGATGGACACGTGTGGGTGGGCCAGGGGTGCCAGGGCAGGGAGCCCTAGAAGAGGGTTAGCTTGGTCTCCTGCCCTGGAACGCCGTCCTACCCCCAAACCAAGCTGGGAATAAAGGACTCGGTCAGGTGACCTaggaaattcttttctgctttaGCTTTCCATGAGTTTAAGCGGTACAGTCCTCTGGGACTCAGAAGTCCCCCTTCCCCCAATTTCACCTACTCAACATTTCACCTACTCAACGACCCCCTCGGGAaacagggcttctcattgtaggaTGTCGGAAATCAAATTTTGTTTGAGTATCAATGAATGAACCCATCAACCAATCAAGAAAAGCAGATGGCAGGCAAAACAGCCTGGAATTCTTCCCTCTCCTGGCACACAACTTCTCCATTCCTCCGCCAGACTCAAAGCCCTGCGGCAAAGCCACAGTGGAGGGACTGATAAAACATGTCTCTGTCGCTGTCTCTCGCTGCCCTACCTGTCCGCATCTAGCCTCAAAAAGGACCTGAAATCCACTCAGTCCCCTCACAGCTGAGCCATCCTCCCTCATTAAAGGAGTccttctgggggggggggggggcagtggcgAGTGATCAGTCAGGGGCTCTCCTCGGGGTTCAGGGACCCTTTTCCTGGCTGGTTTGCGGTGGGGGTGGGAGTCGgaagagaaggcaagagtggcTTGAGAATCAAGAGAATCAAGTGGCCTAATCCCTGGTCTGATCCTCTAGGCTCCGGAGTGGAGGCAGGCCCTGAGcacctcagaataggagaaagggAGGGGCAGTGTGGGGCAAAGGTATAGCCAGGTGACCTTGGAACCATCTAGGAGCCATAAAGCGTACCTTTGGTCGGCAGCAGGGGAGGGGACAGGCCTCCCTCCGGTACACCTTCCTGCTCGGCCCCACCCAAGGCCTCCTCGCCCTCTCCCTGCCCCGGGGACTTTGAGCACGGGTGGAGGTCAAGCTCAGCACCAGCCTAAACCCTGAGGGGGGTCCTGCCCGGGGTAAATCCAAAGTGCTCCTATGATGGAAACTGCTCATCCTTCTTCCTCCCTGCTCCAACACAGCcaacttcatttcctttttctctgagcTCTTATTGCTCACAACCCTTGGGGCTCCCAACCCACATTAAGAGGCAAACCAGGGGGTTCAGTTCCACATTGCTTTGTCCCCCAGAGCGCACAGGTTCAATACCCTAGTTTACCTGCTCATTCCCACCTGTGACAGTGAAACTGAAAAAAAGGTCTACTTTATATATACATCCCAATTGTCCCTCACGTCCATCGAGGAGGGGTTAACCCTCACCTTCAGGGGAAGGTGGAGCTGAGCCTCTTCAGAAAAGCTCCACTCCCACTCCAACCCCACTCTCAGTCCTGGGTGAAAAATGAGCAGGATCAAGTCCTCTAGCTCCTGCTCGCTTTGTTTGACTATGTGGGCTAGGTCTGGGAACCAGAGGAAGCAATCCAGTAGCCAGCTTAGCCACTGAGGCCAGAAAgctttcttcccttctccctggCTTCTCCTTTTCTCAGCC comes from Muntiacus reevesi chromosome 18, mMunRee1.1, whole genome shotgun sequence and encodes:
- the MRM1 gene encoding rRNA methyltransferase 1, mitochondrial; this encodes MQKQLRRNTASTRWRRVSPRPARLERRPNTSPLSVLCWRRGERSSSFPGPWRVHDAARPAVGSVQRLAPPRPGASAVDGGRSACPEGGAVETPGCRTCALRLPGGGGASGRGSGAAHVGDCAGGSAPGNAARASTMALPPAAGAATWRCCGHLLTRPFSQATRRGARPGGEELGRLPLDDLGSVPRPAGGLELLFGLSPCLLALRAARRRVARLLIQAGRSGLEGQRAELLRAAEARTIPVLRPRRRELDVLCRHQVHQGVCMEVSPLRPRPWAEAEAEAEKARPGDDPQQLWLVLEGLQDPRNLGAVLRSAYFLGVDKVITSRRNSCPLTPVVSKASAGAMEVMDVFSTDDLAGFLQARARQGWLVAGTVGCPGPEITPSSKIPITHCLEFLWDRPTLLVLGNEGSGLSREVQASCQLLLTILPGRQLPPGLESLNVSVAAGILLHSICSQRKGFPVEGRREQLPQDPQDPSAASEAASVAQHPGPSSGSQEKRQDGG
- the DHRS11 gene encoding dehydrogenase/reductase SDR family member 11 → MWPIAEERRVEQGAEAGQSGGRSWRTSDAGRSTAGAAGVTRERPAPYDLGRSSAIQVLCSQSEVGGRLGTLARAGMERWRDRLALVTGASGGIGAAVARALVQQGLKVVGCARTVGNIEELAAECKSAGYPGTLIPYRCDLSNEEDILSMFSAVRSQHSGVDICINNAGLARPDTLLSGSTSGWKEMFNVNVLALSICTREAFQSMRERKVDDGHIININSMSGHRVPPPAETHFYSATKYAVTALTEGLRQELREAQSHIRATCISPGVVETQFAFKLHDKDPEKAAATYEHMKCLKPEDVAEAVIYVLSMPPHVQIGDIQMRPTEQVT